Proteins from a genomic interval of Arachis hypogaea cultivar Tifrunner chromosome 10, arahy.Tifrunner.gnm2.J5K5, whole genome shotgun sequence:
- the LOC112718064 gene encoding F-box/kelch-repeat protein At3g23880-like, translating to MAAQHPTAALLLCEVVMEILSWVPAKPLTRFKLVCKSWNSIISHPHFVKLHLHRSPKNAILLFTRAQALTLGEEEKQSLVLSSVESFIQNPSSSLDAQENRHSLHVEDWVSGSCNGLVCVADILFHSNDDICDIWFRLWNPLTGFVSVNTPCLRANVHNSFGFGYDESSDSYKVVTVIPDSSGTVTAHVYSFRDGSWKTINSLPAFLFYAEDNNGHFIGGTLNWLGLRNPRGDDYDWADVTLDMLMIVSFDLKSDTHKQILLPKGIDEMPREEPILGVWGNRLYLLHDYNNTHFIAWQMKEFGDENSWTQLLKISFHHLGVETLFPEFIFENGNIFMLRGRHCFEEVFYDRRDNSVKRINNLANNSYFIAFDYVESLVQPC from the coding sequence ATGGCGGCTCAACACCCAACAGCAGCGCTCCTCTTGTGTGAAGTGGTGATGGAGATCCTCTCTTGGGTTCCAGCAAAGCCTCTCACGCGCTTCAAGCTTGTGTGCAAGTCATGGAACTCCATCATCTCCCACCCTCACTTCGTCAAACTTCACCTTCACCGTTCACCCAAAAATGCCATCCTCCTCTTTACGCGAGCACAAGCACTCACCCTCGGCGAAGAAGAAAAACAGAGCTTAGTGTTGAGTAGCGTTGAATCTTTCATCCAAAATCCATCATCCTCTCTTGATGCTCAAGAGAATCGCCACTCTCTACATGTAGAAGACTGGGTTTCGGGTTCATGCAACGGGTTGGTTTGTGTGGCCGATATTCTTTTCCACTCCAACGACGATATTTGCGATATCTGGTTCCGTTTATGGAACCCTCTCACAGGGTTTGTTTCAGTGAACACGCCGTGCTTACGTGCCAATGTGCATAATTCTTTTGGGTTTGGGTATGATGAGTCAAGTGACAGTTACAAGGTAGTGACTGTCATTCCGGATTCTTCTGGAACAGTAACTGCGCATGTTTATAGCTTCCGTGATGGTTCTTGGAAGACGATCAACAGTCTCCCTGCTTTTCTGTTTTATGCAGAAGATAATAACGGCCACTTCATCGGAGGCACTCTTAATTGGCTAGGTCTCCGTAACCCGCGTGGAGATGATTATGATTGGGCTGATGTTACACTTGATATGTTAATGATTGTTTCTTTTGACCTGAAATCGGATACACATAAACAGATTCTGCTTCCAAAGGGTATCGATGAAATGCCCCGTGAAGAGCCAATTCTGGGAGTTTGGGGAAATAGGCTGTATCTTCTTCATGATTACAACAACACTCATTTTATTGCATGGCAAATGAAGGAGTTTGGAGATGAAAATTCTTGGACTCAATTGCTAAAGATTAGTTTTCACCATCTCGGTGTTGAAACGCTATTTCCAGAATTTATATTTGAGAATGGAAATATCTTCATGTTGAGAGGCAGGCATTGTTTTGAGGAAGTTTTTTATGACCGAAGAGATAATAGTGTTAAACGCATTAATAACTTGGCCAACAATAGTTACTTCATTGCATTTGATTATGTTGAGAGCTTGGTTCAGCCTTGTTAA